One region of Novipirellula artificiosorum genomic DNA includes:
- a CDS encoding AAA family ATPase, translating to MASNESFWLPTPRKEILPTILSALRERFVFCDEIADLLSAAFYEPCNVLLWGPGGHGKSEMAVTALKALGLEDQEIFIQSFGEGMSEDRLWGGPDMASLDTCVRYDTTRSFLASQYKVVIFEELFDAPAQALLPLKDVLTRRVFMNGPERVEMAAKVVIACTNKDPREFAEDSDAVAALMERFLLQKEVRWPSYQAKHYRELFAKIRPDSSRGGKQLQTMLSKVIAGLNEDKTFVMSPRMAIQSLEVVSNAARIHGDDTVTAESFQSIRFVQGMQSYTADLARRIEKQLPGGTSADESTAESIQINLSDRDFSHTDHGPLKTPRGEIPGVVSEALASRFVHCDEIIQVLTHAFFQPCNVLLWGPGGHGKSDMVMTALRELGYREEEIFLQSFGEGMTEDRLWGGPNIAKLDVCLEYDTARSFLPYEVVVLEEILDASSQALLPLKDVLTRRVFMNGNQAVPMRSQAIVACTNKDPRQFAKDSDAVKALLERFPLQLEVRWPSYEQADYEALFSKTNPDAGPDRRKLNRIYAHVIANLNDERDSGFHVSPRIALGGLRLAANSVGRHGRRKMIVEDILTIRNVQGMESYNQDVEAMIRSALLEGGVEVLLSDIDERASRLHGRMQEINEKFDLAKGLDDEARGDVNDDAITAMVDLMSSMDSLKHELDYLQVSDPALLKWKKRSEKLVDELAAEVEAGS from the coding sequence TTGGCTTCAAACGAATCGTTTTGGCTCCCCACGCCTCGCAAAGAGATCCTGCCGACGATTTTGTCGGCGCTGCGAGAACGATTCGTGTTTTGCGACGAAATTGCAGACCTGCTGTCGGCCGCATTCTACGAACCGTGCAACGTCTTGCTGTGGGGGCCCGGGGGGCATGGCAAATCGGAGATGGCCGTCACCGCCCTCAAGGCGTTGGGACTGGAAGACCAAGAGATCTTCATTCAATCATTTGGTGAGGGGATGAGTGAAGACCGCTTGTGGGGCGGTCCCGACATGGCGTCGCTGGACACCTGCGTGCGCTATGACACGACGCGATCATTCCTGGCATCTCAGTACAAAGTGGTCATTTTTGAAGAGCTGTTTGATGCACCGGCCCAAGCCCTGCTGCCGCTGAAGGACGTACTCACCCGACGCGTGTTCATGAACGGTCCCGAACGGGTTGAGATGGCGGCAAAAGTCGTGATCGCGTGCACCAACAAGGATCCGCGGGAATTTGCCGAAGACAGCGATGCCGTTGCTGCCTTGATGGAACGGTTTTTGTTGCAAAAGGAAGTCCGCTGGCCGAGTTACCAAGCGAAGCACTACCGGGAACTGTTCGCAAAGATCCGCCCCGATAGCAGTCGGGGCGGCAAGCAGTTGCAAACCATGTTGTCCAAAGTCATCGCAGGCTTGAATGAGGACAAGACGTTTGTGATGTCGCCGCGAATGGCCATTCAATCGCTCGAAGTGGTCAGCAACGCGGCTCGAATTCATGGAGACGATACGGTGACGGCGGAATCGTTTCAAAGCATTCGATTCGTCCAAGGCATGCAGTCGTATACCGCTGATTTGGCTCGACGGATTGAAAAACAATTGCCGGGTGGAACCTCTGCCGACGAATCCACAGCCGAGTCGATACAGATCAATTTGTCCGACCGTGATTTCTCGCATACCGATCACGGCCCACTTAAAACACCGCGTGGTGAGATCCCTGGCGTGGTGTCCGAGGCCTTGGCGTCCAGATTTGTGCACTGTGACGAGATCATTCAAGTGCTGACCCACGCATTCTTCCAGCCCTGCAATGTCCTGCTGTGGGGGCCCGGGGGCCATGGCAAGTCCGACATGGTCATGACGGCGCTGCGAGAATTGGGATATCGAGAAGAGGAAATCTTCCTGCAATCCTTTGGGGAGGGAATGACCGAAGATCGCTTGTGGGGTGGACCGAATATTGCAAAACTTGATGTCTGCTTGGAATACGACACCGCCCGGTCCTTCCTACCCTACGAAGTGGTCGTCTTGGAGGAGATCCTTGATGCGTCGAGCCAGGCCCTGTTGCCGCTAAAGGATGTTTTGACGCGGCGTGTGTTCATGAATGGCAACCAAGCGGTACCGATGCGGTCTCAGGCGATCGTCGCATGCACGAACAAGGATCCGCGGCAATTTGCCAAGGACTCGGACGCGGTCAAAGCACTGCTGGAACGGTTCCCGCTGCAACTCGAAGTCCGCTGGCCCTCGTACGAGCAAGCCGACTATGAAGCCTTGTTTAGCAAAACAAATCCCGATGCCGGACCCGATCGCAGGAAATTGAACCGAATCTATGCACACGTGATCGCGAATCTGAACGATGAGCGTGATTCGGGGTTCCATGTGTCGCCGCGAATCGCATTGGGCGGATTGCGATTGGCAGCCAACAGTGTCGGGCGTCACGGACGCCGCAAAATGATTGTCGAAGACATTTTGACGATCCGCAATGTTCAGGGAATGGAATCGTATAATCAGGATGTCGAAGCCATGATCCGATCGGCGCTATTGGAAGGTGGAGTTGAGGTGCTATTAAGTGACATTGACGAACGAGCGAGTCGATTGCACGGGCGGATGCAGGAGATCAATGAAAAGTTCGACCTGGCAAAAGGTCTTGATGATGAAGCACGCGGCGATGTCAACGACGATGCAATCACCGCGATGGTCGACTTGATGAGTAGCATGGACTCGCTCAAGCACGAGCTGGACTATCTGCAGGTTTCGGATCCCGCACTGCTAAAATGGAAAAAACGAAGCGAGAAATTGGTCGACGAGTTGGCGGCGGAAGTCGAAGCGGGAAGTTAG
- a CDS encoding serine/threonine-protein kinase yields the protein MTRNDTPAALNATQYAKVKQLFADAIQLSVPKRLEFVERHCQGDDAVRQEVLSLLQHHLAETVLEPVAKRSTTQLSKTQVIKTDESPKPAIVVAPPTQPDSFLIKSDVWEDNCQVLRRRLLVIAGVMACFIALSMIRLMTYHFASVGYGARIFTLCIILGSGWRLKSNNRLSLRELRTIELLVMASMGVLLVAIYARLLLDAAHREVASAAISVDNWNHFAWALMILVYGIFMPNTWQRATAVLLPVVAIPSITTRLCEWVDPELTTLLAADDFGQPIPLVLIAALIAIYAAHLIHGARLSAFHARRLAQYKILRLIGEGGMGQVFEAEHLLLKRACAIKLIQPERAVDDRALARFQQEVRALAKLTHPHTIEVYDYGQTKDGVFFFAMELLPGRNLAELVKESGPMPAERAVHFVTQVCEALVEAHGAGLIHRDIKPANIFASQRGGMFDFTKLLDFGVVRQINREGEDAAVASRVAGTPDYMSPEQIMMPDSVDQRSDLYSLGVVLYFLLTNRTPFETESSLDVLLAHANQIPTRPSVYRTTIPADVEAIVMRCLEKAPSDRFQTAAELRDHLMNCDCAGKWTAEDAARWWETSVPPT from the coding sequence TTGACTCGCAACGACACACCCGCCGCCTTGAATGCCACACAGTATGCGAAGGTCAAGCAATTGTTCGCCGATGCGATCCAATTGAGCGTCCCCAAACGTCTCGAGTTTGTGGAGCGGCATTGCCAGGGTGACGATGCAGTTCGCCAGGAAGTCCTTTCACTGTTGCAGCATCACCTCGCCGAAACGGTCTTGGAGCCAGTTGCAAAGCGATCCACAACTCAGCTATCCAAAACTCAAGTCATCAAAACCGACGAATCCCCCAAACCTGCGATCGTGGTCGCTCCGCCGACCCAACCCGATTCGTTTCTGATCAAAAGTGACGTTTGGGAAGACAACTGCCAAGTGTTACGGAGGCGGTTGCTTGTCATTGCCGGTGTGATGGCCTGCTTCATCGCCCTCTCGATGATCCGTTTGATGACCTATCACTTTGCCTCCGTCGGGTATGGTGCTCGTATTTTCACCCTTTGCATCATCTTGGGAAGCGGATGGAGGTTGAAATCCAACAACCGATTGAGTCTCCGCGAATTGCGCACGATCGAGTTGTTAGTGATGGCATCGATGGGCGTGTTGCTGGTGGCTATCTATGCTCGACTGTTACTCGATGCAGCTCATCGAGAAGTTGCCAGCGCAGCAATCAGCGTGGACAATTGGAATCATTTCGCATGGGCATTGATGATCTTGGTCTACGGGATTTTCATGCCGAACACCTGGCAACGAGCCACGGCGGTCCTGTTGCCAGTCGTCGCGATTCCCTCGATCACCACACGGCTATGCGAGTGGGTCGATCCCGAATTGACAACGCTCCTTGCAGCGGACGATTTCGGGCAGCCGATCCCCCTGGTTTTGATCGCCGCCCTGATCGCAATCTACGCTGCTCATTTGATTCATGGCGCTCGATTGTCAGCATTTCACGCTCGGCGATTGGCCCAATACAAGATCCTTCGCCTGATCGGCGAAGGTGGCATGGGCCAAGTCTTTGAAGCCGAGCATTTGCTTTTGAAGCGAGCCTGCGCAATCAAGCTGATCCAACCGGAACGCGCCGTCGATGATCGGGCCTTAGCCCGGTTTCAGCAAGAGGTCCGTGCATTAGCGAAGTTAACCCACCCGCATACGATCGAAGTCTACGACTATGGTCAAACCAAGGACGGCGTTTTCTTTTTTGCAATGGAGCTCTTGCCGGGTCGAAACTTGGCTGAGTTAGTGAAGGAGTCTGGGCCAATGCCAGCGGAGCGTGCCGTCCATTTTGTCACCCAAGTCTGCGAGGCACTCGTCGAAGCGCATGGGGCCGGTTTGATTCACCGCGACATCAAGCCCGCCAATATCTTTGCATCGCAACGGGGCGGAATGTTTGATTTCACGAAGCTATTGGACTTTGGTGTGGTCCGTCAGATCAATCGGGAGGGTGAGGACGCGGCCGTTGCAAGCCGTGTCGCCGGAACGCCCGATTACATGTCACCCGAGCAAATCATGATGCCGGATTCGGTGGATCAACGGAGCGACTTGTATAGTCTCGGCGTTGTGCTTTACTTCTTGCTGACAAACCGGACGCCTTTCGAAACAGAATCGTCCCTTGATGTCTTGCTGGCACACGCCAACCAGATTCCCACTCGACCTTCGGTGTACCGCACGACGATTCCGGCGGATGTTGAGGCGATCGTGATGCGATGTCTCGAAAAGGCACCCTCCGATCGTTTCCAAACCGCAGCAGAGCTTCGCGATCACTTGATGAATTGCGATTGCGCCGGAAAATGGACTGCGGAAGACGCCGCACGGTGGTGGGAAACGTCAGTGCCTCCGACTTAA
- a CDS encoding sigma-70 family RNA polymerase sigma factor: protein MRLHHRFRSVEVSFQGLDHRWVRCDSNPSAVGGIRGAIDKRPQGFLDKKVGTTVRTQILLESDQLGGRGGFDRSAGPSLFWLDLHMNSGEIDIAKTLSQVADGDQIAAERLMPLVYERLRGLAYTMLNHESPGHTLQPTALVNETYLRMADQTRVDWRGKTHFFAIGAKMMRRILVDHARRHKRIKRGGGMDRIPLADDMQVTMRNDEDVLAVEAALEKLAALDPRQAQIVELRFFGGLTVEEVAEVIGVSKRTIEAEWTLLRAWLRRELSDERSS from the coding sequence ATGAGATTGCATCATCGGTTTCGGTCGGTTGAAGTCAGTTTCCAGGGCTTGGACCATCGCTGGGTGCGGTGTGATTCCAATCCGAGTGCCGTCGGGGGGATACGCGGCGCAATCGACAAGCGTCCGCAGGGTTTTCTCGATAAAAAGGTTGGAACTACGGTTCGGACGCAAATTTTGCTAGAATCGGATCAACTTGGTGGCCGTGGTGGCTTCGATCGTTCGGCTGGCCCCTCCCTTTTTTGGCTCGACTTGCACATGAATTCAGGCGAAATTGATATCGCAAAAACGCTGTCGCAAGTCGCTGACGGAGATCAAATTGCGGCGGAGCGTTTGATGCCTCTGGTTTACGAACGTCTGCGTGGGCTCGCCTACACGATGTTGAATCATGAATCGCCGGGCCACACCCTGCAGCCGACGGCACTGGTCAACGAAACCTATTTGCGGATGGCGGATCAGACGCGGGTGGATTGGCGGGGGAAAACCCACTTTTTCGCGATCGGTGCCAAGATGATGCGGCGGATTCTCGTCGACCACGCTCGCCGTCACAAACGAATCAAGCGTGGTGGTGGGATGGATCGAATCCCTTTGGCCGACGACATGCAAGTCACCATGCGTAACGACGAAGACGTCTTGGCGGTCGAAGCGGCACTTGAAAAACTCGCAGCGCTCGACCCCCGGCAAGCTCAAATCGTGGAGCTAAGGTTCTTTGGTGGATTGACCGTCGAAGAAGTGGCTGAGGTGATCGGTGTCTCCAAACGAACAATTGAAGCGGAATGGACTCTGCTGCGAGCTTGGCTGCGGCGTGAACTATCGGACGAGAGGTCAAGTTGA
- a CDS encoding RNA polymerase sigma factor, which yields MMQSHATNTIEPASEGLVSTRTDSQLIQVVLQGDSTAYDELVRRYQERLYTSIWSNVGCPALAEDIVQDAFLNAYIHLRSFRNRSSFYTWLYRIALNSRRNYLHKRGHAVSIEFVDEDQSRDRSARHETPVDCAERQEDRIHVRVALSRLDDAHRTILMLREFEGFDYETIAEMLQVKMGTVRSRLSRARAKLKQELDNYLTAGSESLQSDYGHDPNALLNQ from the coding sequence ATGATGCAATCTCATGCTACGAACACGATCGAGCCCGCTTCGGAGGGACTCGTTTCGACGCGGACCGATTCACAACTGATCCAAGTGGTGCTGCAAGGCGATTCCACCGCTTACGACGAATTGGTTCGCCGCTATCAAGAGCGACTGTACACATCGATTTGGAGCAATGTTGGTTGTCCGGCGCTTGCAGAGGACATCGTCCAAGACGCGTTCTTGAACGCTTACATCCACCTTCGATCGTTTCGCAATCGCAGCAGTTTCTACACCTGGCTCTACCGCATTGCCCTAAATTCACGCCGCAACTACTTGCACAAGCGAGGCCATGCCGTATCGATTGAATTCGTGGATGAAGACCAATCTCGCGATCGCAGCGCGCGACACGAAACCCCCGTGGATTGTGCGGAACGTCAAGAGGATCGGATTCATGTCCGTGTTGCGCTGTCCCGGCTCGACGACGCCCACCGAACCATCTTGATGCTTCGCGAATTTGAAGGCTTCGACTACGAAACGATTGCCGAAATGCTGCAGGTCAAAATGGGGACGGTTCGAAGTCGCTTGTCACGTGCCCGAGCCAAGCTGAAGCAAGAACTCGATAACTACCTGACGGCCGGATCCGAATCGCTCCAAAGCGATTACGGTCATGATCCCAACGCATTGTTAAATCAATAA
- a CDS encoding glycoside hydrolase family 5 protein, producing the protein MKYATGCFLLALLFASALNSPSISAELPDPSPHDLPRWRGFNLLEKFYRSHDNEAFRESDFQLISELGFNFVRLPMDYRVWIEDGDWNQFNEAQLKHIDQAVEWGQKYSIHVLINFHRAPGYTVARPAESTDLWTDDETQRICAKHWAMFAKRYRGIPSRYLSFNLFNEPANVSSAAYLKVVKRMAAAIRAEDPDRLILSDGLQWGKQPIPELAELKIAQATRGYTPTDVTHFKASWVNGADQYPVPSWPRVRAYGTLYVPNKPDLSVEATAAMSVIGPFRSQSQFRLHVGTVSSRATLVAKADDQIVWQKEFVCGPGQGEWKESNFMEQWNSYQNVYDCDYHFAIPEGTGKVELSVIAGDWLSLTEVAIRSSDGDEDVLPLRPGWNEPPARVHYDATNSALPFVGEEVEDRSWLWDTTIVPWVNVEQQGVGVMVGEFGCHHFTPHDVVLAWMEDCLANWQRADWGWALWNFRGTFGVMDSGRTDVDYEDFNGHQLDRKMLELLQRY; encoded by the coding sequence ATGAAATACGCGACCGGTTGCTTCCTTCTTGCCCTGCTCTTTGCTTCCGCCTTGAATTCACCCTCGATCTCTGCCGAGTTGCCTGATCCTTCACCTCACGATCTGCCGCGATGGCGCGGGTTCAATTTGCTCGAAAAGTTCTATCGGTCGCACGATAATGAAGCTTTCCGCGAGAGTGACTTTCAATTGATCTCTGAACTTGGATTCAACTTCGTCCGACTCCCCATGGACTACCGAGTTTGGATTGAGGACGGCGATTGGAACCAGTTCAATGAAGCACAGCTCAAACACATCGACCAAGCCGTCGAATGGGGGCAGAAATACTCCATTCACGTTTTGATCAACTTCCATCGAGCTCCGGGATACACCGTGGCGCGGCCTGCGGAGTCGACCGATTTGTGGACCGATGACGAGACCCAGCGTATTTGCGCGAAGCATTGGGCGATGTTTGCAAAACGCTACCGCGGAATCCCAAGTCGGTACCTCAGTTTTAATCTTTTCAATGAACCCGCAAACGTCTCGTCCGCCGCGTATCTGAAGGTCGTAAAACGGATGGCCGCGGCGATTCGAGCTGAAGATCCCGATCGTTTGATCCTGTCCGATGGGTTACAGTGGGGCAAACAGCCGATTCCTGAATTGGCGGAACTCAAGATCGCCCAAGCAACTCGCGGATACACGCCGACGGATGTGACACATTTTAAGGCAAGTTGGGTCAACGGGGCTGATCAATATCCGGTCCCAAGTTGGCCTCGTGTTCGGGCTTACGGAACGTTGTATGTGCCCAACAAACCTGATTTATCCGTCGAGGCCACGGCGGCAATGTCGGTGATCGGCCCCTTCCGTTCCCAGAGTCAGTTTCGGCTGCACGTTGGAACCGTTTCGAGTCGAGCAACGCTGGTCGCAAAAGCGGATGACCAGATCGTTTGGCAAAAGGAGTTTGTGTGTGGTCCTGGACAAGGGGAGTGGAAGGAGTCGAACTTCATGGAGCAGTGGAACTCTTATCAAAATGTTTATGACTGCGACTATCACTTCGCCATTCCCGAAGGCACAGGCAAAGTCGAATTGAGTGTGATCGCAGGAGATTGGTTGTCGCTAACCGAGGTTGCGATCCGCTCAAGCGATGGCGACGAGGACGTGTTGCCGCTACGTCCGGGTTGGAACGAGCCCCCGGCTCGGGTCCACTATGATGCCACGAACTCGGCGCTACCGTTCGTTGGTGAAGAGGTCGAGGATCGCAGTTGGTTGTGGGACACGACGATTGTCCCGTGGGTGAATGTGGAACAGCAAGGCGTTGGCGTGATGGTCGGCGAGTTCGGTTGTCACCACTTCACGCCTCATGACGTCGTCCTTGCGTGGATGGAGGATTGCTTGGCGAATTGGCAGCGTGCCGATTGGGGATGGGCTTTGTGGAACTTTCGCGGCACCTTTGGGGTCATGGATAGCGGCCGAACGGATGTCGACTACGAAGATTTCAATGGTCATCAGCTCGACCGAAAAATGCTCGAACTGCTGCAGCGTTATTGA
- a CDS encoding YybH family protein, protein MGLRIAFALLFLPASVSLLHAQENATSPLAPAVPKASAEVSPQLDAIRGESQAFVDAVNRGDAKAVAEMWTSDAHYIDDSGQSHEGRAAIEQAYAAFFEQYPGIKLQVAIDSLRLVGEHVAIEDGRAKLDPAPDGSAGYCKYTAVHVKEGDTWQMASVRESWVEAQATPQNIADFDWLIGTWVCEEHGVRAESVFRWVADESFIQRTYTTTAIDGTTSSGTQMIGWNPLEGHLQSWDFSPGGGHAIGVWSPVQSGWVAEMIGMTGDGVPTRSVNLLARLDANGCVWQSTQRVAGDVALPDTDEVVMKRKSEER, encoded by the coding sequence ATGGGACTTCGAATCGCTTTTGCCTTGCTGTTCCTACCAGCAAGTGTCAGTCTGTTACACGCCCAAGAAAATGCAACAAGTCCGTTGGCTCCAGCGGTTCCGAAAGCTTCCGCCGAAGTGTCGCCGCAACTTGATGCGATTCGCGGCGAATCACAGGCATTTGTGGATGCAGTCAACCGCGGCGACGCCAAGGCTGTCGCCGAAATGTGGACTTCCGACGCTCATTACATCGATGACTCAGGACAGTCCCATGAAGGTCGCGCTGCCATTGAGCAAGCCTATGCGGCATTTTTCGAGCAGTATCCGGGCATCAAGCTTCAAGTTGCCATTGATTCGCTTAGGTTGGTCGGCGAGCACGTTGCGATCGAGGACGGTCGGGCCAAGCTGGATCCGGCGCCGGACGGGTCCGCGGGCTACTGCAAGTACACCGCCGTTCACGTCAAGGAGGGTGATACATGGCAGATGGCCTCCGTGCGCGAATCATGGGTTGAAGCTCAAGCGACACCACAAAACATAGCCGATTTCGATTGGTTGATCGGGACATGGGTTTGTGAAGAACATGGCGTTCGGGCGGAGTCCGTGTTTCGCTGGGTTGCTGACGAGAGCTTCATTCAGCGGACTTATACGACCACGGCGATTGATGGTACAACGTCCTCTGGGACGCAGATGATTGGTTGGAACCCGTTGGAGGGTCACCTGCAATCGTGGGACTTCAGTCCAGGGGGTGGGCACGCGATTGGCGTTTGGTCTCCGGTGCAGTCAGGCTGGGTGGCTGAGATGATTGGAATGACCGGCGATGGTGTGCCCACGCGATCCGTCAACCTGCTGGCTAGGCTCGATGCGAACGGATGTGTTTGGCAATCCACTCAACGAGTCGCGGGCGATGTTGCCTTGCCAGATACCGATGAAGTCGTGATGAAACGAAAGTCGGAAGAACGTTGA
- a CDS encoding protocadherin, which yields MYRSYRVSIFAALLMLSLPLADVSGRGRGGGGGHSFGGGGGGRSFGGGGGAGNFGGGGFSGGASRGGSLGGGGFSGGGAGNFGGGGFSGGASRGGSLGGSGLSGGGASRGGSLGAGGFGSGGAGNFAGDGFGGGASRAGGSAGGGFGNFRGDGFGGTGATAGQAGFGGAGGGAASRGGFNKPSSAQLGNFLGMPSDGGMQGLATGNRSRSTQTPAFGGNADVNHGTATGPRGGQAAGATVTGPRGNTAGKAVGVGADGGVASVGGIKGADGGAAARGAAIGPDGGAVAGRAATGPRGNAAGQAMGVGPNGGVAGVGGVRGADGGAAARGAAVGPDGRAVAGRAAVGPRGNAAAGAVAAGPRGVAAGFTRVSASGRYTTATAVRANYNHWDVYGDRWHVDHPGAWYAAGWASGAAWRAATWNSVGAWMSYYPTTPVYYDYGNTVTVEDGNVYVDGTDAGTTEQYYQQASDLAASGAQAKAPEDGDWLPLGVFALTKEDHEKSVVSIELAVNKEGVIRGNYTDTASGKTQTIQGAVDKKTQRVAFSVGDNTSNFIETGLYNLTKDEAPALIHVGTERTEQWLLVRLTKDEGATTAATS from the coding sequence ATGTATCGATCCTATCGAGTTAGCATTTTCGCCGCACTGTTGATGTTGAGCCTGCCCTTGGCCGATGTCTCTGGCCGAGGTCGGGGCGGTGGAGGCGGTCACAGTTTTGGCGGTGGCGGCGGAGGTCGTAGCTTTGGCGGTGGCGGCGGAGCTGGCAACTTTGGCGGCGGTGGATTTAGCGGCGGAGCAAGCCGAGGTGGCAGTTTGGGTGGCGGCGGTTTTTCTGGCGGCGGAGCTGGCAACTTTGGCGGTGGTGGGTTTAGCGGCGGAGCGAGCCGAGGCGGCAGTTTGGGTGGCAGTGGTCTTTCTGGCGGCGGAGCAAGCCGAGGTGGCAGCTTGGGTGCCGGCGGTTTTGGTAGCGGCGGAGCTGGCAACTTTGCCGGCGATGGATTTGGTGGCGGCGCAAGCCGAGCTGGTGGTTCGGCGGGTGGCGGTTTCGGCAACTTTCGTGGCGACGGGTTCGGAGGGACGGGAGCGACTGCGGGTCAAGCAGGCTTCGGTGGTGCCGGCGGCGGAGCCGCTTCTCGCGGCGGTTTCAACAAGCCAAGCAGCGCACAACTTGGCAACTTTTTGGGCATGCCATCCGATGGGGGCATGCAGGGACTGGCCACCGGCAATCGATCCCGATCAACCCAAACGCCGGCATTCGGTGGAAACGCCGATGTTAACCATGGCACCGCAACGGGGCCACGTGGTGGGCAAGCTGCGGGAGCAACCGTGACAGGTCCTCGAGGAAACACTGCCGGGAAAGCTGTCGGCGTTGGCGCCGACGGTGGCGTTGCGAGCGTTGGCGGCATCAAAGGTGCGGACGGCGGCGCTGCGGCTCGGGGTGCAGCCATCGGGCCAGACGGGGGTGCCGTCGCTGGCCGTGCTGCCACGGGTCCGCGTGGAAATGCGGCAGGGCAAGCGATGGGTGTCGGTCCCAATGGTGGCGTGGCTGGGGTTGGCGGAGTCAGGGGTGCGGACGGCGGCGCTGCGGCTCGGGGTGCAGCCGTGGGGCCGGACGGCCGAGCGGTTGCCGGTCGGGCAGCTGTGGGTCCGCGTGGAAATGCGGCGGCGGGTGCGGTTGCAGCTGGCCCCCGCGGCGTTGCTGCAGGATTCACTCGCGTCAGCGCTTCGGGACGTTACACCACGGCAACCGCGGTTCGCGCAAATTACAACCACTGGGATGTTTACGGCGACCGATGGCACGTCGATCACCCCGGTGCCTGGTATGCCGCAGGCTGGGCAAGCGGAGCGGCATGGCGAGCGGCGACATGGAATTCCGTCGGCGCTTGGATGAGCTATTATCCAACCACGCCGGTGTATTACGACTACGGAAACACAGTCACCGTCGAGGACGGCAATGTTTACGTTGACGGCACGGATGCCGGGACGACCGAACAATACTACCAACAAGCGAGTGACTTGGCTGCAAGCGGTGCCCAGGCGAAGGCTCCTGAGGACGGCGATTGGTTGCCGCTCGGCGTGTTTGCGCTGACCAAGGAGGACCACGAGAAATCGGTCGTGTCGATTGAACTTGCGGTGAACAAAGAGGGAGTCATTCGTGGGAATTACACCGATACAGCATCGGGCAAGACCCAGACGATCCAAGGTGCCGTAGACAAGAAGACGCAGCGGGTTGCCTTCTCGGTCGGCGACAATACATCAAACTTTATTGAGACAGGGCTTTACAACCTGACCAAAGATGAAGCGCCGGCACTCATCCATGTAGGAACAGAAAGGACGGAACAGTGGCTCTTGGTCCGGCTGACAAAGGACGAAGGTGCGACAACCGCGGCGACATCCTAG